A region of Kribbella sp. NBC_01245 DNA encodes the following proteins:
- a CDS encoding ABC transporter ATP-binding protein — MTQTAEQAWRGYAEENGDDLPQAASLVLKEQSRKLLGELLRPYKKLIWLLVLIVVIENAARLAVPYLVHLGIDNGIPPILAGEGATTLITVVSFVLAMALIQAFARQLFLMRSGKLGQTILLGLRRRVFDHFQRLSPSFHDKYTSGRVISRLTSDVDVIDEMLETGFDGLVTALLTLFGTAILLLTLDLKLGLAALLSFPILFMITAWFRRRSAQVYRRTREAVALVIVHFVESMTGIRAVQAFRREPRNEEIFHGVNDKYRAANLESFRINAIFMPSVKGVGNITIVAILVYGAWEAYHGRVTVGVLTAFTLYLRQFFEPLQEISQFYNTFQSASAALEKLSTVLAEEPDVPEPVEPVKPGRARGHLEMRNVRFSYVDGVAVLPGLDLEIPAGQTLALVGTTGAGKTTIAKLVARFYDPTGGQVLLDGIDLRRLTEDDLRERVVMVTQENFLFTGSVADNIRFGKPDATMAEVVDAAKVIGAHDFISALPDGYDTSVEKRGSRLSAGQRQLVAFARAFLADPAVLILDEATSSLDIPSERLVQRALRTILTDRTAIVIAHRLSTVETADRVIVLEHGRIIEDGSPDDLIGTGGQYAGLHQAWVDSLA, encoded by the coding sequence ATGACGCAGACGGCAGAGCAGGCTTGGCGCGGTTATGCCGAGGAGAACGGCGATGACCTCCCGCAGGCGGCGTCGCTCGTACTGAAAGAGCAGTCGCGCAAGCTGCTTGGAGAGCTCCTACGCCCTTACAAGAAGCTGATCTGGCTACTAGTACTCATCGTCGTCATAGAGAACGCTGCCCGTCTTGCCGTGCCGTACCTGGTGCACCTCGGCATCGACAACGGCATCCCGCCGATCCTGGCAGGAGAAGGCGCTACCACCCTCATCACGGTGGTGAGCTTCGTACTGGCTATGGCGCTCATACAGGCCTTTGCCCGGCAACTGTTCCTTATGCGGTCGGGGAAGCTCGGGCAGACGATTCTGCTCGGACTACGCCGTAGGGTGTTCGACCACTTCCAGCGGCTCAGCCCGTCGTTCCACGACAAGTACACGTCTGGCCGGGTCATCTCGCGTCTGACGTCTGACGTGGACGTAATCGACGAGATGCTGGAGACCGGGTTCGACGGTCTGGTGACGGCACTGCTCACGCTGTTCGGTACAGCGATCCTGTTGCTGACGCTGGACCTCAAGCTCGGGCTTGCCGCACTACTGTCGTTCCCGATCCTCTTCATGATCACGGCCTGGTTCCGGCGCCGTTCGGCCCAGGTCTACCGGCGGACGCGCGAGGCCGTCGCACTCGTCATCGTGCACTTCGTCGAGTCGATGACCGGTATTCGCGCGGTGCAGGCCTTCCGCCGGGAGCCGCGCAACGAGGAGATCTTCCACGGGGTCAACGACAAGTACCGGGCGGCCAACCTGGAGTCGTTCCGGATCAACGCGATCTTCATGCCGTCGGTCAAAGGCGTCGGCAACATCACGATCGTCGCGATCCTGGTGTACGGCGCCTGGGAGGCGTACCACGGACGGGTGACGGTCGGCGTACTGACGGCCTTCACCTTGTACCTGCGGCAGTTCTTCGAGCCGCTGCAGGAGATCTCGCAGTTCTACAACACCTTCCAGTCGGCCAGTGCGGCGCTGGAGAAGCTGTCGACGGTGCTGGCGGAAGAGCCGGACGTGCCCGAGCCGGTTGAGCCGGTCAAGCCTGGTCGAGCCCGCGGGCACCTGGAGATGCGCAATGTGCGTTTCTCGTACGTCGACGGAGTGGCGGTGCTGCCGGGGCTCGACCTGGAGATCCCGGCGGGTCAGACGCTCGCCCTCGTCGGTACCACCGGCGCGGGTAAGACCACCATCGCCAAACTGGTGGCCCGGTTCTACGACCCGACCGGCGGACAGGTGCTGCTGGACGGTATCGACCTGCGCCGGTTGACCGAAGACGACCTGCGGGAGCGGGTGGTGATGGTGACGCAGGAGAACTTCCTCTTCACCGGATCCGTCGCGGACAACATCCGGTTCGGCAAACCGGACGCGACGATGGCCGAAGTGGTCGACGCGGCGAAGGTGATCGGCGCGCACGACTTCATCTCGGCGTTGCCAGACGGCTACGACACCTCGGTGGAGAAGCGCGGTTCGCGGTTGTCCGCCGGCCAACGGCAGTTGGTCGCTTTCGCTCGGGCCTTCCTCGCGGATCCGGCCGTATTGATCCTGGACGAGGCAACGTCCAGCCTGGATATCCCGAGCGAGCGGCTGGTCCAGCGCGCGCTCCGGACCATCCTCACCGACCGGACCGCCATCGTCATCGCGCACCGGCTGTCCACGGTCGAAACGGCCGACCGGGTGATCGTGCTCGAACACGGCCGCATCATCGAGGACGGTTCGCCGGACGACCTGATCGGCACGGGCGGGCAGTACGCCGGGCTGCACCAGGCCTGGGTCGATTCGCTGGCCTAG
- a CDS encoding dihydrofolate reductase family protein: MGSTVLYMSMSLDGFITGPNVRPDNGLGDGGERLHEWVLAGGDDFETAVQRLEGVNRQLYDEFMSTGAVVAGRATFEPAGGWGGDHHDGVPIYILSRNPAPDWAADWPLVHYVSDLEAAIRDAKDAAGDKDVLVHGSGIAQRALTAGLLDELEIHLIPVFLGDGTRLFEHLGPSELERTRVLTGEAGVTHLHYRVLHGNR, encoded by the coding sequence ATGGGCTCGACCGTGCTGTACATGTCAATGTCCCTCGACGGGTTCATCACGGGGCCCAACGTCCGCCCGGACAACGGTCTCGGCGACGGCGGTGAACGGCTGCATGAGTGGGTCCTCGCGGGCGGCGACGATTTCGAGACGGCCGTCCAGCGGCTGGAAGGCGTGAATCGCCAGCTCTACGACGAGTTCATGTCCACCGGGGCCGTGGTGGCCGGCCGGGCGACCTTCGAACCGGCGGGCGGCTGGGGCGGCGACCACCATGACGGCGTACCGATCTACATCCTCAGCCGCAACCCGGCACCTGATTGGGCGGCGGACTGGCCCTTGGTGCACTACGTGAGCGATCTCGAGGCCGCCATTCGGGACGCCAAGGACGCCGCCGGTGACAAGGACGTACTGGTGCACGGATCGGGTATCGCGCAACGCGCCCTCACCGCGGGCCTCCTCGACGAACTCGAGATCCACCTGATCCCGGTCTTCCTCGGCGACGGCACCCGCCTCTTCGAACACCTAGGCCCCAGCGAGCTGGAACGCACCCGCGTCCTCACGGGGGAAGCCGGCGTAACCCACCTCCACTACCGCGTCCTCCACGGCAATCGGTGA
- a CDS encoding ABC transporter ATP-binding protein, giving the protein MPSEQPAHAPSIRPVSNRTPRRSRNLLRLTPYLRPHKWRLITMFSTAIVGVGVSLSIPLVTRAVIDGPVSRREIDLLLPLGLLALALSLAEVLLVLIRRWAQSRAVSDLEATLRHDLYVRLQALPMEFHTRWQSGQLLSRVTVDLSTIRRFMGFGLLFLVINILQLIVVTILLLNLYWPLGIIVLAAAVPIIVMSLRFEKKYLAISRRVQDQQGDLATSIEESALGFRVIKAFGRREHVKSQFNDGAVKLYGTSIEKVRLASRFWTFLEVIPNLTLVIVLLLGALAVGNNTITLGTLVAFITLMLSLIWPVESLGFILAMAQEAMTSADRITEILDTESTITSGPDELTEPHGHLRFEGVGFRFAPDSPDVLHDINLDLPPGTTLALVGATGSGKTTLTALIPRLYDVTAGRITIDAHDVRDLTLTSLRSAVASAFDDPTLFSMSVRENLTLGRPDATDEDIQQALEIAQATFANELPWGLETRVGEQGMSLSGGQRQRLALARAVLARPAVLVLDDTLSALDVHTEALVEEALRNVLSETTGIVVAHRASTVMLADQVALLQGGTITHVGTHAELLATVPAYRTLLAAEEEVLA; this is encoded by the coding sequence ATGCCGTCTGAGCAACCAGCCCACGCGCCGTCGATCCGACCCGTCTCCAACCGAACCCCTCGCCGCAGCCGCAATCTCCTCCGGCTCACCCCCTACCTCCGGCCGCACAAGTGGCGGCTGATCACGATGTTCAGCACCGCCATCGTCGGTGTTGGTGTCAGCCTCTCGATCCCCCTGGTCACCCGGGCCGTCATCGACGGACCCGTCAGCCGCCGGGAGATCGACCTCCTCCTCCCGCTGGGCCTGCTGGCCCTCGCCCTCAGCCTCGCCGAAGTCCTCCTCGTCCTGATCCGCCGCTGGGCGCAGTCCCGGGCCGTCAGCGACCTCGAAGCCACCCTGCGCCACGACCTGTACGTGCGGTTGCAGGCCCTGCCGATGGAGTTCCACACCCGCTGGCAGAGCGGGCAGCTGCTGTCCCGCGTCACCGTCGACCTGTCCACCATTCGCCGGTTCATGGGTTTCGGCCTGCTGTTCCTGGTGATCAACATCCTGCAGCTGATCGTCGTGACGATCCTGCTGCTCAACCTCTACTGGCCGCTCGGCATCATCGTGCTCGCCGCGGCCGTGCCGATCATCGTGATGTCGCTCCGCTTCGAGAAGAAGTACCTGGCCATCTCCCGGCGGGTGCAGGACCAGCAGGGCGACCTGGCCACCTCGATCGAGGAGTCCGCGCTCGGCTTCCGCGTGATCAAGGCCTTCGGGCGGCGCGAACACGTGAAGTCGCAGTTCAACGACGGCGCGGTCAAGCTGTACGGCACGTCGATCGAGAAGGTCCGGCTGGCCTCGAGGTTCTGGACCTTCCTCGAGGTCATCCCGAACCTGACCCTGGTGATCGTGCTGCTGCTCGGCGCCCTGGCCGTCGGCAACAACACCATCACCTTGGGCACGCTGGTCGCGTTCATCACGCTGATGCTGTCGCTGATTTGGCCGGTGGAATCGCTCGGGTTCATCCTGGCGATGGCCCAGGAGGCAATGACCTCGGCCGACCGGATCACCGAGATCCTCGACACCGAATCCACCATCACCTCCGGCCCGGACGAACTGACCGAGCCGCACGGGCACCTTCGCTTCGAAGGCGTCGGCTTCCGGTTCGCCCCGGACTCCCCCGACGTACTGCACGACATCAACCTCGACCTGCCACCCGGTACGACGCTCGCCCTGGTCGGCGCCACCGGCTCGGGCAAGACCACCCTGACCGCCTTGATCCCCCGCCTGTACGACGTCACCGCCGGGCGGATCACCATCGACGCTCACGACGTGCGGGATCTGACGCTGACCTCGTTGCGGTCCGCGGTCGCCTCGGCGTTCGACGACCCGACGCTGTTCTCGATGAGCGTCCGGGAGAACCTCACCCTCGGCCGGCCCGACGCGACCGACGAGGACATCCAGCAGGCTCTGGAGATCGCCCAGGCCACGTTCGCCAACGAGCTTCCCTGGGGCCTGGAGACCCGGGTGGGCGAGCAGGGCATGTCCTTGTCCGGTGGCCAGCGGCAACGACTTGCACTGGCCAGAGCGGTTCTGGCGCGTCCTGCCGTGCTGGTACTGGACGACACGCTCTCGGCGCTCGACGTACACACCGAGGCACTGGTCGAGGAGGCGCTTCGCAACGTGCTCTCCGAGACCACTGGCATCGTGGTGGCGCATAGAGCGTCCACGGTGATGCTTGCGGATCAGGTCGCGCTGCTCCAAGGCGGGACCATCACGCATGTCGGGACCCATGCGGAACTACTCGCCACGGTTCCGGCGTACAGGACTCTTCTTGCGGCTGAAGAGGAGGTCCTCGCATGA
- a CDS encoding alpha/beta fold hydrolase: MESRRVSVGDAELEVDVRGAGEPVVLIQTALTADEFLPLARHPDLGDNYQVVLYHRRGYAGSSPVEGPGSIERDAADCRQLLAALGIERAHVMGVSYSAAVALQLAATSPECVHSLCVIEPPPVHILRADEFFAANRQLLEEHRRLGPALALGRFLGRIVGPDWRRDIEQHVPGGVAQTERDAETFFATDIPALMTWRFAAEDARRISQPVLCVGGTVSGAWFEEELQVVLGWLPQAEQILIPGADHSLALTHARDLAAATNAFLRRHPFVG; the protein is encoded by the coding sequence GTGGAATCGCGTCGCGTATCTGTTGGGGACGCGGAGTTGGAAGTCGATGTTCGCGGCGCTGGTGAGCCGGTGGTGCTGATCCAGACCGCGTTGACGGCCGACGAGTTCCTGCCCCTCGCCCGTCATCCCGACCTCGGCGACAACTATCAAGTCGTCCTGTATCACCGGCGCGGCTACGCGGGCAGCAGTCCCGTCGAGGGTCCGGGGTCAATCGAACGCGATGCCGCCGACTGCCGGCAACTACTCGCGGCTCTCGGCATCGAGCGCGCGCACGTGATGGGAGTGTCGTACAGCGCCGCTGTGGCGTTGCAGCTGGCCGCCACGTCACCGGAGTGTGTCCACAGCCTGTGCGTGATCGAGCCACCGCCGGTGCACATCCTGCGCGCCGATGAGTTCTTCGCCGCGAATAGGCAACTCCTCGAGGAGCACCGGCGACTTGGTCCTGCGTTGGCCCTCGGGCGCTTTCTGGGCCGGATCGTCGGACCCGACTGGCGGCGCGATATCGAACAGCACGTTCCAGGCGGCGTTGCTCAGACTGAACGAGATGCCGAAACCTTCTTCGCCACCGACATCCCCGCACTCATGACCTGGCGCTTCGCCGCAGAAGACGCACGCCGCATCAGCCAGCCGGTCCTGTGCGTCGGTGGCACGGTGAGCGGAGCGTGGTTCGAAGAGGAACTGCAAGTCGTCCTGGGCTGGCTCCCGCAAGCTGAACAAATACTCATCCCCGGCGCCGACCACTCCTTGGCCCTAACCCATGCAAGAGACCTCGCGGCCGCTACCAACGCGTTCCTGCGCCGCCATCCCTTCGTCGGCTAA
- a CDS encoding NUDIX domain-containing protein: MPTFRHAVRALIVDESDHVLLCRLELTDHADKVILTSPGGGIELGESLQDALARELMEEVGLSLRDLVPQPLWRQQAEGPRYAKGYDGVVNTYFLVRVPRFEPRGALTDEELAAENLTELKWWSLKELEEYDGDAFFSPRAFPQLYRDYLEQGVPAEPRKLGL, translated from the coding sequence GTGCCAACCTTCCGCCACGCTGTCCGCGCCCTCATCGTCGACGAGTCCGACCACGTCCTGCTCTGCCGGCTCGAACTGACCGATCACGCCGACAAGGTCATCCTCACCTCTCCCGGCGGTGGAATCGAACTGGGAGAGTCCCTCCAGGACGCCCTCGCGAGGGAGCTGATGGAGGAGGTCGGCCTGTCACTCCGGGATCTGGTTCCGCAGCCGCTCTGGCGCCAGCAGGCGGAGGGCCCGCGGTACGCCAAGGGATATGACGGCGTCGTCAACACGTACTTCCTGGTCCGGGTGCCACGATTCGAACCGCGTGGCGCGCTGACCGACGAAGAGTTGGCCGCGGAGAACCTCACCGAGCTCAAGTGGTGGTCGCTCAAAGAGCTCGAGGAGTACGACGGAGACGCGTTCTTCTCCCCGCGGGCCTTTCCGCAGCTCTACCGGGACTACCTCGAACAAGGCGTCCCGGCAGAGCCACGGAAACTAGGCCTCTAG
- a CDS encoding YciI family protein yields MEYFVYGRDLPGTAELKAKLTEEHWAFMDGYGEQLIARGPTLTGQDDDAESTGSMHIVGLPDVEAARAFAFEEPYYKGGVFESVQLYRFHNTLGRTMWDFTDAVDNYGRYLLLTLDESTPAPTPSKHLIVYGDLLAIDTDVRLGRAVLAEAPDRETAATLLPAGANTPTEVHHWSFGGRR; encoded by the coding sequence GTGGAGTACTTCGTATACGGCCGCGACCTGCCCGGCACCGCCGAACTCAAGGCGAAACTGACCGAGGAACACTGGGCCTTCATGGACGGGTACGGCGAACAGCTCATCGCCCGCGGCCCGACGTTGACCGGCCAGGACGACGACGCCGAATCGACCGGCAGCATGCACATCGTCGGCCTTCCGGACGTGGAGGCGGCCCGCGCGTTCGCCTTCGAAGAGCCGTACTACAAGGGCGGCGTCTTCGAGTCGGTCCAGCTCTACCGCTTCCACAACACCCTCGGCCGAACCATGTGGGACTTCACCGACGCCGTCGACAACTACGGCCGGTACCTCCTACTCACCCTGGACGAGTCCACCCCCGCGCCGACCCCGTCGAAACACCTGATCGTGTACGGCGACCTGCTCGCCATCGACACCGACGTACGACTCGGCCGCGCCGTCCTCGCAGAAGCGCCGGACCGCGAAACCGCCGCCACCCTCCTCCCCGCAGGCGCCAACACCCCCACCGAAGTCCACCACTGGTCCTTCGGCGGCCGCCGCTAA
- a CDS encoding choice-of-anchor P family protein — MTLRTRFKAVVASTVVLVVAGSSLVAGTLPAQASTRFGYSGYSHGTLVASGLVNSGPQVASFFGCTRQVSLYRANTAASAVVNGQTFAHTVATKTYTHNDSRGDGTTSFGTAANIKLGLLFELVGAQSYSQAVYKNGAFQTVAGSRFAAVKIAGVPVPGLANPAPNTTVSVPGLGFLQLNRTIKTKTPQSATASSVAVLIHSTVSNPYLPKGATVALLLTSASVGGPSTALLRGKAYTTQVNVGNVITSGPTSLQTTCFGTNGALRTVNVAGLTVPNVATVNGLTTTQAGSLRPTIATGNMSASVASVNLGNGKVKLTAVTARTAATKTGGKYYTAWSTSIGSLVINGQSVPIPTAPNQQLNVAGLGTLTFNKLSRKTGFVSVTAVELRITALNTTIQISHADSGIVG, encoded by the coding sequence ATGACACTCAGAACCAGGTTCAAGGCAGTCGTCGCATCAACCGTCGTACTGGTGGTCGCGGGCTCAAGTCTGGTCGCGGGCACGCTGCCGGCGCAGGCCTCCACCCGTTTCGGGTACAGCGGCTATTCGCACGGCACACTCGTCGCCAGTGGACTGGTGAACTCCGGCCCTCAGGTCGCGAGCTTCTTCGGTTGCACCAGGCAAGTATCGCTCTACCGGGCGAACACGGCGGCGTCGGCAGTCGTGAATGGTCAGACGTTCGCGCACACCGTGGCGACGAAAACCTATACGCACAACGATTCCCGGGGTGACGGCACCACCAGCTTCGGCACTGCCGCGAATATCAAACTCGGGCTGCTGTTCGAGCTGGTAGGCGCGCAGAGCTACTCGCAGGCGGTGTACAAGAACGGCGCGTTCCAGACCGTCGCGGGCTCGCGTTTCGCCGCGGTCAAGATCGCGGGTGTCCCGGTTCCCGGGCTGGCGAACCCTGCTCCCAACACGACCGTTTCCGTGCCAGGGCTGGGATTCCTGCAGCTGAACCGGACGATCAAGACCAAGACGCCGCAGAGCGCGACGGCCAGTTCGGTCGCGGTGCTGATCCACTCGACCGTGTCGAACCCGTACCTGCCGAAGGGCGCGACAGTGGCTCTACTGCTGACCAGCGCCTCGGTTGGCGGTCCCAGTACGGCGTTGCTCCGCGGCAAGGCGTACACGACCCAGGTCAACGTCGGCAACGTCATCACCTCGGGCCCGACGTCGTTGCAGACCACCTGCTTCGGCACCAACGGCGCCTTGCGAACGGTCAACGTGGCCGGTCTGACCGTGCCGAACGTTGCCACCGTCAACGGTCTGACCACCACCCAAGCCGGTTCGCTGCGGCCCACCATTGCCACCGGCAACATGTCGGCATCGGTTGCCTCGGTCAACCTTGGCAACGGCAAGGTCAAACTGACCGCGGTCACAGCCCGGACGGCCGCCACGAAGACCGGCGGCAAGTACTACACGGCCTGGAGTACGTCGATCGGCTCACTGGTCATCAACGGGCAGTCCGTCCCGATCCCGACCGCACCCAACCAGCAGCTCAACGTCGCCGGCCTGGGCACGCTGACCTTCAACAAGCTCAGCCGCAAGACCGGCTTCGTCTCGGTCACCGCCGTCGAACTCCGCATCACCGCCCTCAACACCACCATCCAAATCTCCCACGCCGATTCCGGCATAGTCGGCTAA
- a CDS encoding CDP-alcohol phosphatidyltransferase family protein, whose protein sequence is MQEPFAVSTRLRLAGLALHAYTASGSVLALLIVIAAIDGDAVRALWLGLAALIIDGTDGMIARRLRVKETIPWFDGARLDDIVDYLTYAFAPIVLLWTGDYLPEGWIGAVLAALPLLASSYQFCRVDAKTDDHFFLGFPSYWNVVAFYVVILSLSPTATGIILLVCSVLVFVPVKYVYPSRTKAFRSLNLLTTCVWLIAYAVLLTQMPDPSTIVIAISLAYLAYYAGLSLYLTARASRKREPQAAMAGD, encoded by the coding sequence GTGCAAGAACCGTTCGCCGTCTCGACGAGACTGCGACTGGCCGGGCTCGCCCTGCATGCCTATACCGCGAGCGGCTCGGTGCTCGCACTGCTGATCGTGATCGCGGCCATCGACGGTGACGCGGTCCGGGCCCTCTGGCTGGGCCTGGCCGCGCTCATCATCGACGGCACCGACGGCATGATCGCCCGTCGGTTGCGGGTCAAGGAGACCATTCCCTGGTTCGACGGCGCGCGGCTGGACGACATCGTCGACTACCTGACCTACGCGTTCGCGCCGATCGTGCTGCTCTGGACCGGGGACTACCTGCCGGAAGGCTGGATCGGGGCCGTGCTGGCGGCGCTGCCGTTGCTTGCCTCGAGCTACCAGTTCTGCCGGGTCGACGCGAAGACCGATGACCACTTCTTCCTCGGCTTCCCGAGCTACTGGAACGTCGTCGCCTTCTACGTGGTGATCCTCAGCCTCAGCCCGACCGCCACCGGCATCATCCTGCTGGTCTGCTCGGTGCTGGTCTTCGTCCCGGTCAAGTACGTCTATCCGTCGCGGACCAAGGCCTTCCGCTCGCTGAACCTGCTCACCACCTGCGTCTGGCTCATCGCGTACGCCGTACTGCTGACCCAGATGCCGGACCCGAGCACCATCGTCATCGCGATCTCCCTGGCCTACCTCGCGTACTACGCGGGGCTGAGCCTCTATCTGACCGCGCGTGCTTCGAGAAAGCGCGAGCCGCAGGCGGCGATGGCGGGCGACTGA
- a CDS encoding AAA family ATPase, which yields MLTTLAIENYRSLRRLVLPLGRLNVVTGSNGTGKSSLYRSLRLLADASRNGAVAALAREGGLPSTLWAGPDVISKAVRRGEHPVQGTVRAGPVSLRMGFASDDYGYSVDFGLPRPPAGAFSLDPEIKQEVLWAGPFLRPAALLVERKGGRVRIRGEDGGWTDGGHLLQTFDSMLSEFADPQRAPELLTLRERIRSWRFYDHLRTDADAPARQVQIGTRTPVLGPEGADVAAALQTIREIGPPGALDDAIEQAFPGSRVQITTDSGRFEVAFHQHGLLRPLSGAELSDGTLRYLLWVAALLTPRPPALLVLNEPETSLHPDLLPALANLVVTAAKDTQVIVVTHSRPFLAALQGGSDELGIDLRLVELIKSFGETTIDGQRPLDEPPWKWPTR from the coding sequence ATGCTCACCACGTTGGCGATCGAGAACTACCGGTCACTCCGGCGGCTGGTGCTGCCGTTGGGCCGGTTGAACGTGGTGACCGGCTCCAACGGCACGGGGAAGTCGAGTTTGTACCGGTCATTGCGGCTACTCGCGGATGCCTCGCGCAACGGTGCGGTGGCGGCGCTCGCGCGGGAGGGCGGGCTGCCGTCGACGTTGTGGGCCGGGCCGGATGTGATCAGCAAGGCCGTACGACGTGGGGAGCATCCCGTGCAGGGGACAGTCCGCGCCGGGCCCGTGTCTTTGCGGATGGGGTTCGCGTCGGACGACTACGGCTATTCGGTCGACTTCGGTCTGCCGCGACCACCGGCCGGCGCCTTTTCGCTGGATCCCGAGATCAAGCAGGAGGTGTTGTGGGCCGGGCCGTTTCTGCGACCGGCGGCGCTGCTGGTCGAGCGGAAAGGCGGGCGCGTTCGGATCCGCGGTGAGGACGGCGGGTGGACGGATGGCGGGCATTTGCTGCAGACGTTCGACAGCATGCTGAGCGAATTCGCCGATCCGCAGCGGGCGCCGGAGCTGCTGACACTGCGGGAGCGGATCAGGTCGTGGCGGTTCTACGACCACTTGCGGACGGATGCCGATGCGCCCGCGCGACAGGTGCAGATCGGGACTCGTACGCCCGTGCTCGGGCCCGAGGGCGCTGACGTGGCGGCGGCGCTGCAGACGATCCGGGAGATCGGGCCGCCGGGTGCGCTGGATGATGCGATCGAGCAGGCCTTTCCTGGCAGCCGGGTGCAGATAACCACCGACAGCGGGCGTTTCGAGGTTGCCTTTCACCAGCACGGATTGCTTCGACCGTTGTCGGGCGCCGAGCTGTCGGATGGCACCCTGCGGTACCTGCTGTGGGTCGCTGCGCTGCTCACACCACGACCGCCGGCGCTACTCGTACTGAACGAGCCGGAGACGAGCCTGCACCCGGATCTCCTGCCTGCGTTGGCGAATCTCGTCGTCACCGCGGCCAAGGACACCCAGGTCATCGTGGTCACGCATTCCCGCCCGTTCCTGGCCGCCCTCCAAGGCGGATCGGACGAACTCGGCATCGACCTTCGGCTGGTAGAGCTGATCAAGTCATTCGGCGAGACCACCATCGACGGCCAGCGCCCCTTGGACGAACCACCTTGGAAGTGGCCGACCCGATGA
- a CDS encoding purine-nucleoside phosphorylase, which yields MNEASELAQTAADSLRTAIGVQSYDAVVVLGSGWTGAAAAFGDVLGEVPVAELPGFHPPVADGHAGLARAYRVGSRSVLAFLGRTHLYEGHGPAAVAHPIRTAAALGARLAVLTNANGSLRPEWNTGTGVVISDHLNPTFATPLTGSEFVDLTDAWSPRLRNAVLDAFPELAEGVYVMLPGPQYQTLAETKMLRVLGADIVGMSTVVEALAARALDLELFGLSVVTVREGMGDVIDPDEVVAQAAAAADRLGAVLAWVLNQ from the coding sequence ATGAATGAGGCCTCGGAGCTCGCTCAGACCGCAGCGGACTCATTGCGAACCGCTATAGGAGTCCAGTCGTACGACGCGGTGGTGGTGCTCGGTTCGGGGTGGACCGGCGCCGCGGCAGCCTTCGGCGACGTGCTCGGCGAGGTGCCGGTCGCGGAGCTGCCGGGGTTCCATCCGCCGGTGGCCGACGGCCATGCCGGATTGGCTCGCGCCTATCGGGTCGGCTCTCGCTCGGTGCTCGCGTTCCTCGGCCGGACCCACTTGTACGAGGGGCACGGACCGGCCGCGGTGGCCCACCCGATCCGGACGGCCGCGGCCCTCGGCGCGCGACTCGCCGTACTCACGAACGCGAATGGCTCGCTGCGGCCGGAGTGGAACACCGGCACGGGCGTGGTCATCTCCGATCACCTCAACCCGACTTTCGCGACGCCTCTCACCGGCTCGGAGTTCGTCGACCTGACCGACGCGTGGAGCCCGCGGCTGCGTAACGCCGTACTGGATGCTTTTCCGGAGTTGGCCGAGGGCGTCTACGTGATGTTGCCGGGGCCGCAGTACCAGACGCTGGCCGAGACGAAGATGCTGCGCGTTCTCGGTGCGGACATCGTCGGCATGTCGACTGTGGTCGAGGCCCTCGCCGCCCGGGCGCTCGACCTGGAGCTGTTCGGGCTGTCCGTCGTCACCGTCCGCGAGGGCATGGGCGACGTGATCGACCCGGACGAGGTAGTCGCCCAAGCCGCTGCCGCCGCCGACCGCCTCGGCGCCGTACTCGCGTGGGTTCTGAACCAGTAA
- a CDS encoding nuclear transport factor 2 family protein — protein sequence MPIDAELLARLKRHWEYSGRDEDISHEIYHEDAILEFPQSGERFEGVANFREWRRRYPAWLQFHTRRITHRGDLVVVENLISYNGAPWMVTVNLLEFRGDRVAHERIYIMDAWKPADWRAPWRSKQLADQPPPPPAPPPTPAPPPAATVPGNQDR from the coding sequence ATGCCCATCGATGCGGAACTGCTGGCCAGGTTGAAGCGGCATTGGGAGTATTCCGGTAGAGACGAGGACATCTCTCACGAGATCTACCACGAGGACGCCATACTCGAGTTTCCCCAGTCGGGCGAGCGCTTCGAAGGCGTCGCGAACTTCCGGGAGTGGCGGCGTCGGTATCCGGCGTGGTTGCAGTTCCATACCCGGCGCATCACGCATCGCGGCGACCTGGTGGTGGTCGAGAATCTGATCAGCTACAACGGCGCACCGTGGATGGTGACTGTCAACCTGCTCGAGTTCCGCGGGGACAGGGTTGCCCACGAGCGCATCTACATCATGGACGCGTGGAAACCCGCGGATTGGCGTGCGCCCTGGCGCTCGAAGCAGCTCGCGGACCAGCCGCCTCCCCCTCCCGCGCCGCCGCCCACTCCCGCGCCGCCACCAGCGGCGACCGTCCCGGGGAACCAGGACCGCTGA